The following DNA comes from Opisthocomus hoazin isolate bOpiHoa1 chromosome 13, bOpiHoa1.hap1, whole genome shotgun sequence.
GGGGAAGAAGACGCCGCTGGGGTTGCAGAGCTTGTCGCTCTCGCTGCTGAACGGCTCTCCTTGGCACttcagctgggaggagaggcgaGCGTCACCcccgtgtcccctgtccccatcgccgccaccgccccgcggTGCCCCCATCCCTTCCACACATGCAAACCGCCCAGGGGTCCCCGCGGGGACAAGCCACCCCGCAGGAAACACTTACGTAGAGGCTGAAGAGGTCCTGGGCGGTGGCGTTGAGCAGCGCGACCTGCCTGCGCGTCTGCTCCTGGACGTTGGAGCGGCACAAGCCGTGGCCGGGGCAGCCGGAGCCGGCGACCAGCAGCGCCCGGCCGGACACCGGCCGccgctgcagcaggagcagggccacGAAGGGCACGACGCCTGCGCGGGGAGAGAGGCGGGCGTCACGCCGGGCACCGGGCTGCTGGTGGGCCATGGGGACCGTGGCGACGCTGACGGCAGCCCCCcaggccacccccagccccaggcaacCAAGGGGACCCGTCGTGCTCGGGCGGGGGTCCGGCTTGGCTGGCAGCCCCCGGAACCCTCTCTTTGCCGTCCCGAGGGTCCCGTCGCCCTCCCGTCCCCCTCACCTGCCCCTCGGCGGGGGCTCCCCAGCCTCCCTTCCCGGCGGGGCGCCCCGCGGCATTCCCACATTTCGCAACCGGCCCGGTGACGACCTGCCGGGTTTAATCAAATATGCAAAGCGCTTTCCCCTCCGTTATCCTCGGCCGGGCGCTGCGAGAGCGAGGCCCCACCCCGGCCCCGGCTGACTCAGCGGGGCGCCCGCAAGGAAACCTGCCCTCGGCATCGCCTCCcgcctccggccccgccgcctgcctcagtttccccgtctGCGCAGTGGGCGCAGCGCTGAGGAGCCCCGGGGAGAGAAGCtgcagctgccggaggcgccagccAGGAAATCCCTGGACGCAGGAACAAGGGGACCCTTGAGCGGCCGGCAGCTGGGTCGCCCTGGCATCCTCCTCCTGCCgtcggggcgggagcggggtgctcCGACCCCtcatccctggggtccccccaAGCCAGCGTCCCCGCTTGGGGAGGCCGAACCGCCACTGGAGCCCTGCTGCCCCCGGGGCATCGCTGCTGCCTGGTGACCCGggtgccaccagcagccccccggcagggTGGGGGCCCCGGGCGATGCTGCGGGGGGCTGCCAGGCGAAGCCCCCAGGCCTGACGAGCCCCGAAGCTGCCCGCGCCCCCGACGTGCCGCCGGTGCCGGGCAATCCAACCCTGGGTTGATTTACCCTGCCCAGGTGGGAAAGGACTTACCTGGGCGCGTTGCGATCCCCgacccgccgccgctcccctcctgcggagcatggggagggggggaccctgcccctccctgtccctccccaaTCCCCGGGTGCTCCCATGGGACGCAGCTGCCCTGGCCCCCCGCGAGCCCCCCTCGCCACGTCCCCCCGGCCGCCGCCTTCTGCCCATTTCACAGCTGGGCAGGGCGAGGCTCAGCACCCACGCGTGCCAGGGGCTGCAGGCGGGGGGTCCCGGGTGGGTGCTGCCCATAGGACCCCGCTCCTGCGCTCGGCGGCCTCCCCAGCCCTCCGGTGCCCCCGACGCAGCGGCGTCGAGAGACCCAGCAGGCAGAAAAGCgggaggcggaggggggggaaatcttaaaaaaccaaaaaagccctaaaaaaagaaaaaaaataaataatccccCCCCCTCGCCTCTCGTTCTCCTCGCTGGCAGGGTCCCCGGTTAGAGAAGGGTCCAGATGCTGGCCGCCCCGCGCCAGCCCCCTCTCCgctccagggatgctcagccCGGGGGGGACACGGCACGGGggaccctccccccccagcaccggcCACCTCCGGgacgagccggggggggggaaaaaaagcagggggGAAAGGGAAATAGTTCCCCCAAAAgttgaatatatttttcttttttttttctttttctctctatttttttttttttttttacctgccgGCACGAACTTCATCGCGACCCAGGGGCGACCGGTGGCGGCAGAGGAGGGCTCAGAGCGTCGCCGTCATTCTGGGGGACTCCTCGGGGTTTATATCGCGGCCCGGCGGCCCGGCTGTGTTgtaagaggggggggggggggggccgcggggggggggcagcaccgcTATCGTTACTTCTATTGAAACTGGAAATCAGGAAGTCGAGGGCTTTGGAAACCCTGAATGATTCTTAGAAATAAACTTCTGATAAAGCTGAGGTCACCGGCaccgggcggagggggggggggggttctctgggggggggggatggcggCCCCCCGGGTTGGGAGGGGAgatcggggggcggcgggggccgcgctgTGACTCACGGAGCCGCCGGCACTGTCACCCCCcccgggtgtcccccccccccccagggcttcCCCGTCgatgaaaggggggggggaacgtGGTCtgggggggggctttggggggccgCGGAGGCATCGGCAGCCCCCGTCCCCTGCAGAGAGAGcggggggtggggctgggggggtgggttTGCTCGGGGGGAAAaggaggcagcggggggggggggggggggcgggttggGCCGGCCCCCCCTGGTTAACCCTTCcctgggcgggcgggcggggcgcggggggaccGGCATGGTGCtaaaatcggggggggggggtccagggaCCAGGGCTCTGCGGGGCCGTTTGTGTCCCAATTTGGGTGAAAAGCTGGTTAAAGGCAGTTTCGCCTttcctgtgtgtgtatatatatatatattttacaactattatttttaaatccccCCCCCGCCAGGGCACGGCCGAGGTGAAGCCCTTAATCAGGTCTAGCAAGTCTGTGCCCTCGGCAGCGCGAACCCGCCTGGGGTGACAGTCGAGGAATGGGTGACGCAACGGCTGCCGCGACCCCGGCCACAGCGGGTGacacctcgggggggggggggggaaacaccaGGCCCCCCCCgtgctgggggtgttggtcgtgtagctgctgcctgcctcagtttccccgcggGTTCCCGAGCCCAGCCACCAGCAGCGATGCCCTGGTACCCAAAGCCCAGTTTAGCCCAGTCTGGCCTTACTGGGACGCCAGGcggcgagcggggctggggctggggagcgagGGGCCTGCGGGACAAGCACCGTGTGTGTCCACTCCCCCAGCCTCACGCCTGGTTTTAGCGGGGTGCAGCAAGCTGCACGTCCCGTATCAGTGGATATTTGATGGCCTAATGGCACTTCATTAACGAGATCATGGCGTTTTGTAATTAACGGCCCTGGGGGTGGCGGGGGGTCCGGTGCGGGGGTGCCCACGGGGTCGTCACTTGCTGCCCGTGCCCTGGATTTCGCGGCGGCAGCGACTCGGCCCAGGCCTGTGTCCCGGCGCTTGGGGGGGTCATTTCGAACAGATCTCCCGGGGGGGGatggaaagggggggttccctctGCAGGAGACCCCAGACCCCTTGCCCGGGCAGGCTGGCGGGGGGAGGTTTCCCAGCGATGCCTGGGAAAATCCCCCTCCCCGACCCCCCGGGTAGTGGGAAAGGGGTGACACGGGAGCGGGGAGAGATGGTGAcgtgggggggtcctggggggtccccaggagggacctcgaggggctggagggggggagcCAGCCCTCCCCATCacaggggctgtggggctgggagctggtgggtgtccccggggtgtccccgcTTTGGGGACCCcagaagcagagctgggggcgggttgggcaggaggcagcagcgtTCAGCTGCTGTCCTCAccgtcccctctgtcccctccgCCAGCCTGGCTGGGCGCATGGGGGCGTGAGGACATGGAGACGTGGGGACAGGGGCACATGGGGACATCAGGaagtggggatgtggggacatggggcaTGGGggcatggggatgtggggacatgggggcatggggatgtggggacgtggggacaagAGGGCATGGGGACATAGggtcatggggacatggggacttGGGGACGTGGGGAAGTGCCTGGGTGTCCTAAGGCCACCGCTgtcgtgctgctgctctgctccccacacagctgccccctgccccgcaTCCAGcttccccggccccccccgcgccatccctgtccccatgctgccccctgctgccccagcccagaaCTGTCCCCATCCCTTAATTacccccccatccccgtccccaggaCAGAActgcccccatccccacccccgttCCAGAatcaacccccccctccccagagccgcccccagccccaccccagaCCTGGCCCCCCACCAATCCCAGAACTGTgtcccacccccccgccccatcccACCCCGAGTCCCCCCAGGTCCCCACCCCGTGCTGTTCCCATGCAGGGGACACCCCCACCCCAAGATTTCAGccacccccgccgcccccggggggTCCCGCAggtctggggggtgggggctgagtccgggggagtgggggggggcagtAAGGCCGGTGTCCCCATGGCAGGTACGTTACcttgcccggggctgccccccctgAACCCCACCAGTACCACCCTCACCAGTACCACCCCCACCAGTGCCACCCCACCGGTGCCACCCCCACCAGTgtcaccccaccccatcccagccaGGGGGGAGCACCCCTTGCCCGTGGCGGGATGTGCAGTGCCCTTGGGGACCGTGGCCGAGGGATGTCCCAGCTGTGGGGTGGCTTTTCCTGGGGGGACACACTGGGCTCCAGGGTGGGCAGCGGGGTCCCCCTGGGTGGCCCTGCAAGGGGGGACCCTGACCTGTGGGGACACCGGGGCCATGGGTGCTGCCAGCGTCCCCACCCATGACACTCAGCTGGGGTGTCACCCCGGTTTTGGGGTCCCCGCACCCCTCCATGCCGgtgccggaggggggggggggtggtcacGTACCTGTGCAGCCCACGCAagctgccgcctcctcctcctcggagcCGGGAGTGCAGCTGGGCAGGGACTGGGTGCCGGCGGGTGGTGGCACGGTCACGGTCACCCACGATGCCACAAGCCGGCCCGGGCTGCTTCATGGCAACATCGTCCCCACACCAAGTGTCCCCCGACGGCGGCGGGTGCCAGCGCGGCAGCGGCCGtcccggcagcgatgctccccgCAACTGAGTCAGGTGGCGCGGCCGGGCACCAGCGGGCACTGGCGCGCGGCGGGGAAGAAGTGACTCCGCGGCGCCGCGTGACCGGGTCTTGGGAGTTTTGACTCAGTGGGGCCGGTGGCAGCAGTGGCCCCGGCTGGGCAGCGGGGACGTGGCTCTCCGGTTGGGCTGCGGTGATGTCCTGGCCCGTGTCGGTGGCTGTGCCGGGCCGCTTGTCGTGCAGCGTCGTGTGACGCGTGGCACCATGCGGCGTTGTGCCACACCGCAGCACGGCACGTGTCGGGCGGTGACAGCCTGTGTCGTGGGATGCCATGCCACATGCCACGTGCCACACCACGCCATATGCCACACCGTGCCGTGCCATGTCCCACCGCGTGCCATGTGCTGCACTGTGCCGTGCCACATCCCATCGCATGTGCCACACCACACCATGTTCCACACCGTGCCATGCCCCGTCCCATCGTGTGCCATCTGCTGCACCGTGCCATGCCACGTCCCATCCCATGTACCACGCCGTGCcatgtgccgtgccgtgccatgtgCTGCACCCTGCCATGCCACATCCCATCCCATGTGCCACACCACGCTGTGCCACATCCCATCCCGTGTGCCAAACCGCGCCATGTGCCACACCATGCCGTGCCACGTCCCATCGTGTGCCACATGCTGCACCGTGCCGTGCCACATCCCATCCCATGTGCCACACCATGCCATGTGCCACGCCGTGCCGTGCCACGTCCCATCGTGTGCCATGTGCTGCACCGTGCCGTGCCACGTCCCACCCCATGTACCACGCCGTGCCATGTGCCACACCGTGCGGTGCCATGTGCTGCACCCTGCCATGCCACAACCCTTCCCGTGTGCCACACCGCACCGTGCCACGTCTCACACCATGCCACGTGCCCCAGCGAGGAGAGCAGGGATAGCCAGGCTGCGGGAacgccccccccgccctgcccacGGACACCCGGacgcggggacgcggggacgtGGGGACGCGGGGACGCAGCCACTCAGTGGCCCACAGGCCGAGGTCAGCACTTTATTTCCTTCTGCCCTTGTACAAAAATAGGGGGGTGCCACGAGGCCGGGGTGGGCGCCGCCCTTCTCACAGTACCAAAAAATATTGATATCCATAAATAAAACCTTCTTACATTCATAGTTTAACATGATACAAAAAGAGTTCTCACAAAAAtagatatttatatattaaaaacatGTCCTTAAATAGTTCTTCCCACGCGGGGACGTATTAAATAACCCCGAGATTCAATAAATACGATCACAGACAAACACTCCGGTATAAATTAGTGTGGGGGGTGGTCACAGTGCGGGGGCACAGCCCCGGGGCGCGGCGACCCCCCTGGGAGGTCCCAGGGGACAGAGGGATGCTGAAGCATGCAGGGGGGACCACGGGGCCACCGCACGGGGCCAGGCGCAGGGACAGCGGGCGCATGGAGAGCACCGGGATGAGCGCAGGGCGCTGAGGGCTTGGGGACACGGAGCGTgcagggacaaggacagggatTAGCACAGGGACACTGAGCTGGCGGCAACGCTGAGCTTGCACAGACACCAAGCACCCAGGGACACCAAGCTCGCGGGGACACCGAGCTCTCAGGGACACCAAGATCATGGGGACAACAAGCTCATAGGGACACCAGGCTCGTGGGGACACCAAGCTCATGGGGCACCAAGCTCATGGGGAGGCTAAGCTCACAGGGACATCAAGCTCAGGTGGACACCAAGCTCGCAGAGACACCAAgcttgcagggacaccaagaTCTCTGGGAAACCAAGCTCACAGGGCACCAAGCTCACGGGGTCACCAAGCTCACGGGGACACCAAGCTCACGGGGCACCAAGCTCGCAGAGACACCAAGCTTGTGGGGACACCAAACTCACGGGGACACCAAGCTCGTGGGGATGCCAAGCTCTCAGGAACACCAAGCTCACGGGGATACTGAGCTCACAGGGACACCAAGTTCGTGGGGACACCAAGCTCTCAGGGATACCAAGCTCGCGGGGACACCGAGCTCTCAGGGATACCAAGCTCGCGGGGACACCAAGCTCTCCAGGTTGCGCTCCCAGGCGCTCCCCAGGCCCAGCACAGCCGGCGCAGGGCAGGCGGGGACAGCAAGCAGCTCTTAGTCAGGCCAGGTCACCGGACCCATTGAATCACTGGAAAATCCGTCAGGGCTCGGCGGTGAGGGCCGGCCCCATCCCGCAGCGGGACTGCCGAGGCgtggggcgggctgcggggcagcggagcggggctgTCCTGCAGCCGAGCGGTGGCACGGGAACGGCGTGGTCCCCGCCACAAGTTGAAGCGGTGGGAGCTGCTCTGAGGGGACTTGTGCCTCACCCACGCGAGCTTCGAGGGTCTCTGTGGCGCGTCCCTGTCAGCCAGCGAGTCTCCgtcctgggaatggggacaggatgggatggagatgatggagatggagatggtggagatgatggagatggagatgataGAGATGATGGAGATGAGATGGAgatgatggagatggagatgatgGAGATGATGAAGATGACGAAGATGAGATGCAGatgatggagatggaggtggagatggaggtGACGGAGATGACAAGGACAGGGACGGCTCCGGGGACGGCAGGGCTACGCTAAGAGCGCACGGGCAGCCGCGATCCCCGGCGCGATCTCCGCTTCTCCTGGCGgctcctggcctccagctgggcGCTGAGCTTGGCCATGAAGCGGGCATAGCTCCAGAGGATCCGGCACCCCTCAAGCTTCTGCCGGAAGACCTTGGTtggtgccgtggggctgggcgggggccggcggccgggcagggggctgggggccgggaaGAGCCCCTCCAGGTTGCTGAGGAGCCCTCGCACCTTGAGGTGGGTGCTGGCCAAGCGGCGAAGGATTTCGGCGCCGGGGGGGTTGAGGTCGCGCTGGTGCCGGGTGATGTCCTGCAGCGCCTGGGCCATGCGGGCCAtgggcccccgcagcccccgcagccccgtggGCCCCGTCGCTGGTCCCCGCAGCCACGCGGGCGGGTGGTTGGTGCGGCAGAGGTTGTTGATGGCCAGGCGCTGGTCTTCCTCCTGTCCGGAGATGGGGAGGAACGGTCAGGGAGGGGGAATGGGAGCAGcacggggacccccccctccccctccagccccacgtCCCCCCGTGACCCCTCGCCCCAGGGAAGGGGACTCACGTAGAAGGTGAAAAGCTCCTGCGCGTCCTCGGCCATGTGCCTCACCAGCGCCTGGAcctgctgcagggtggggggctgcgggggccgcccGCCCTGGCCCGGCACTGCCCAGAGGATGAAGAGCCCCTTGGTGacagctggggaggaagaggagggagatggGGGACACCGGAGCACAGCAAGCAGCCCCCTCTCCGTACTGGAAAGGCTGGAGCTcgccggccggccccgcgccaCGGTGAtggctgccatgggcagagctcGTCCCCGTGCGCCCATCGCCCTGGCGTCAGGCCTGGAGGCGAGAACGGCGCGTGCCAGGCACACGCGTCCCCCTGCGCCGATGTCCCTGGTACCGCCACAGGGACAAGCCAGCCCCAGTGCCGAAAGCCTGCTGGGGAcccggcggggaggaggaggaggaggacaaagccCGGGAACGCGGCCGAGCTGTGACCCAGCGGTGACGCCCCCGGCTCCGCCGTCACCCACAGCGGTGGCTTCAGATGCGGCGCTGGACCAGCACGCGGAGGGGTGCAGGATCCGTGCCACCAAGCTGACCCCTGACCCGCCGCCATCTGTCCCCAAACCCACCCCGCAGCGTCTCCCCTCCTGGCGCCTCTCCTCCCCCGGGGACAAAGGGACCCCCCGCCCCTGGTGCCATGGCGGGGGACATCCCCACGCCCCGCCGGCGCTGCGGGGAGGTGACACCAACCCCGGCATGGGGAGGGACAGCCTCGGCGACACGACCCGCTGCTGCACGCCGACTCTCGTCCCGGCCGTCGCGGCGCGGCCGTCACGCGAGCAAGAGGGCGGTTGCGGGGCGCGGGCAGACACCTACCTGCCAGCACGCCCAGGGGCCGCCCGTCGCACCGCATGGCGCTTCGGCGCGCGAGCCACTTCCTCACTGCCGGGCGATGGGGAAGCGCTCGCCTTTTAAAGTGCACCCATTCGCCCCCACCGCCGAAGGAGGCACCCGGACCCGGCGGAAAGGCAGCAAGAAGTGAAGCCGTGCCACGGGGGCCAATGAGCGGGGCGAGCCGCTGCGGCGGGAGGAAATGATGCCAGCCGGACGGTGAGGTTGTTCTTCGAGTCAGTTCCTCGAGGGAGTCCTGGCGGGTCCAGCGGCGGGAGCCCGCTGTACTGGACCCGGCCGCGATGGCGACACCGGGTCCCCACACCCCGGCTGCTCGGGGAAGGGTCGCTTGGAGTCACAGAAttccagcatggtgggggttggcagggccctctgtgggtcacccagcccaaccccctgctgaagcagggtcacccagagcaggctgcacagcaccgcggccaggcggggctggaatatctccagagaaggagactccacagcctccctgggcagcctgggccaacgggCCGGCTGAACCGAAAACGGCCTTGGCTGCCCCGAAACCCAGACGCAAAAGAGGGTGGTAGCGGGGTCAGCGCCTGGGGGCGAGGACATCGGCTGCACGGGGACACCCGCGTCCCATCATGGGGGGCTTCGCATCCCGAGCCCACCCACGGGAGCCGGAAAAATCCcgcctgggaaggagggaggcggCAGCCCAGGAAGCACGGAGCATCCCGGCATGGCTGGGGACCGCGCCCAGCGACGCAcgctccgtccgtccgtccgctcACACCCTCCGGGTGACAACCCCGGGTGCTGGCCAAGCTGGGGACACGCGGCTCAGCccctcagcccagcagcacccacgggtgcccccAGGGAGGAAACGCAACCGCCCGGTGCCAAACGGCCGCACCGGGACCCACGCGGGGCCCCGGGTGTTGCCCAAGGACGCCGGAGCCAAGGGTGGCGGAAGCCCAGAGTGGGCAGCAATGTGGGCAGCGCTGCCCTCGCCGCCGCGTCCGGCTTGTGCAACGCCGCCGCGGgagagccctgccagcccccacacCCCTCAGCTCCCCAGTCCCGgcgacggagcctggcaggagccCGGCACTGGCAGGGGCTTTCTCAGTCCCATAAAAAATGGATATATCTTATCTTCAGATGCGTTGCACTCCGGTTGACTTTGGTGACCTTCAAAAGTTGCCAGCGCAAGCAGAGGGAGCCGTCCTGCTCCGAATTTGCACGTTCAGAGGGTTCCGCCGCGGCACAGGGCGACAACCCAGAAATAACATCTCCTCCGGAGAGGAAGAGCGCGGCCATGACTCACGTCCagaagaagaaatgtttccttttcccaAAATTTCCCCTCTCCGTGACATGCAGGACTCCCCActgcgggagcggggccagcactgcttcctccaccagctgcctcctcctcctcctcggggcatccccagcagctgggctgggtttGGTGgggccagggcaggcagggctgtgcccagggcagccctggagcagTGGAGGAGGCAGGAGAACATCCTTCTCTCTCCACACTAGCTTGACTGAAGTTAGCTGCTAGCCATCTGTCCAACCATCTacctgtccatccatccacccatccatccatacATCCCTCTGCCTGTCCACCTATCCATCTGActgtctgtccgtccatccatccacccatgcATCCAATGAACCAGCCATCTgcccattcatccatccatctacCCATACATCCCTCCACCTGTCCATCCAATCCATCCACCTGTccactcatccatccatccatccatccacttgTACATTGATCTACCTGCCTATCCATCCCTCCACCtacctgtccatccatccatctgtccatcaatctgtccatccatccacctgtccatccatccatgcctccatccatccacctgtctgtccatccatccatccatccatccatgcttCCATCCATCCAcgtgtccgtccatccatccatccatccatccatccatccatccatccatccatccatccgtccatccgtccatccgtccatccatccgtccaccTCTGCACCGATCCACCTCTCCATCCACCTATGCCTCCACCGCTCCCTCCCCGACGCCGCAGGCCCCCAGCATGCATGATGCCATGGCAGGACCCCTGCGCACCCCGGCTGGGCGAGCAGGACCCCGTGGGCAGAGCGCACCCACCCTCAGACCCCCCCAGCCACGGGAGCCCCAGCACCTCGCGGGGGTGCGGGAAGGGAGAAGGCCACCGTGGTGTCCACCCGCCGGAGGGAAGCGGATGGTGCAGGACTGTGCAATACCCAACGGCGACAAAAATAGCGCCGGTGACCGCATGGGCCGGCAGCAATTTCTTCACCGCTCCGGCGCACGTCACCAGCGTCTCATGACTCCGGAGAAGAGCGAGACAGGAAAGCGAGCGCCCGGGGAGGCTGCAGGAACCCGCGCGCAGGAGCTGACGCAGGGAGGACACGGCCGGGACCCGGGCACGCTCCTGCCTGGCGCAGCGGAGAGAGGGGGCCGCTTTTTGGGGAAGGGACGGGGGCAGAGCTGCTTTGGCCACCGGCCCAAGCCCCGCCGAGCTGCCCACCCAGGGGAGCAGACCCCGGAGAGGCGTCTCCCGCGCTCGCGCTCCCGCCGAGTCTCTCTCGTTGACCAGGCGCtgccctggggacagccagggGCGGCAGGTGTCTCCCTCTCATGGCCACCACCACACAGCCCAGCCCCCAAGGGGGGACAGgagcccccaggcaccccagGAGGGGACAGCCCCGACCCTGCGCACCCCACTTTCCCGGggggtgctgctggcagcgggacaggacaaggggacgCAATGACAGCGCGGCAGGggcaccgtgcctcagtttcccccggaCTGGGGGAGCTGGCCCCGCACGGGGCAGGAGAGTACTGGGGGAGGGGGGCCGTGCCTCGGTTTCTCCAGGGCCAGGGacgtgctggggggctgcagccttCCCCCCTTTTTCCACCCAAAATACGAGGCAAGGGAGCTGGCCCTGTCCTGGTCACTTTACGGGGGGGACACGGCGAGTGCCACGTCCCCCCGCCCCATCCCACCCAgtgtccccaccccccccagtgcCACCATGCCGGGGCCCCCAGCTACGTGGCAATAAAAATAATAGGGCTTTTATTGACTTATTAAAATCTCTGTGGGAACACAGcctggggggaggtggggggacacCGCCATCCCCCCGCGATGGGCAACGGCCCCAGCAGGGGCGAGGGGGCACCCCGGgagggacacggggctggggctGAACCGCAGCCCCCCGTCTCTACCTTGGAGAGcgtcggggggggcgggggagcccccgccccggggacgcTGTCACCCCCGCCGGGGCCAGCCCATGGgtgccaccccccacccccctcaggGGACACACACAGGGCGTGGGGAcacgtccccccgccccgggctgtcAGCCCAGCAGCGCGGTGGCACCTCACCGCTCCCCAGCGTGTCCTCCCCGTGTCCCTTCCGAGGACATCCGctccccctgagccccccagccctgcaagcagGCCCAGAGGCAGAGGATGGCACCGTGCCACCCTTTGGCCTCGCCGGCGGGGTGGCATGGGGGGATCGCTCCCCACTCCTGCAGgaccctgtcctgctgcccccgGCTCCCCGAAGCCaccatgtcccctgtccccaggggGCAGGGAGCAATGCCGCAGCCACCTCTGCCCCGTGCCTGGGGagccttaaaattaaaaaataatgaggggggggtgggggggaaagggggagccCACCGTGGGATGCCGCTGGGCTCCCGGCACGGGGACGGCCAACGCTATCTGCCACTCTCCTGCCGCTGCCGCAGCAGCTGGATGACCTCGGCGATGACCTCCTCGGGGACCTGCGGGcacggggatgggggtgtcagccccttggggacccccccccaagaaggTGGGCGCCCGGGGGTGCACAGGGGCTCACCAAGGCGTGGTCGAAGTTGAAGGTGCTGATGTAGTACGCTGAGATGTCGGCGGCGGCCAGCGGCTCGGCGATCTGCGCCACGATGCCGCACTCGTCTGGGAGGCAGAGGGGTCTTGGGTGAGCGGTGGTCCCGGCGGCACAgccgtggggggtggggggaatgggGGGTTGTGGGGGGCATCACCCCGCAGCGCCGCGGCCACACTCACCGAAGCCGAGGGGCTGCCCGCCAATCCGCACCATCCGCCACAGCTCCCCCGACGAGCTGGTCAGCAGCAGGTCgctggggaagctgggggggACACCTGAGCATC
Coding sequences within:
- the OSM gene encoding oncostatin-M isoform X1, which codes for MAAITVARGRPASSSLSSTERGLLAVLRCPPSPSSSSPAVTKGLFILWAVPGQGGRPPQPPTLQQVQALVRHMAEDAQELFTFYEEDQRLAINNLCRTNHPPAWLRGPATGPTGLRGLRGPMARMAQALQDITRHQRDLNPPGAEILRRLASTHLKDGDSLADRDAPQRPSKLAWVRHKSPQSSSHRFNLWRGPRRSRATARLQDSPAPLPRSPPHASAVPLRDGAGPHRRALTDFPVIQWVR
- the OSM gene encoding oncostatin-M isoform X2, with product MAAITVARGRPASSSLSSTERGLLAVLRCPPSPSSSSPAVTKGLFILWAVPGQGGRPPQPPTLQQVQALVRHMAEDAQELFTFYEEDQRLAINNLCRTNHPPAWLRGPATGPTGLRGLRGPMARMAQALQDITRHQRDLNPPGAEILRRLASTHLKVRGLLSNLEGLFPAPSPLPGRRPPPSPTAPTKVFRQKLEGCRILWSYARFMAKLSAQLEARSRQEKRRSRRGSRLPVRS